The sequence CTGCCGGCGCCGGACACGGGTTCCCTGGAGGGCGATCTGCGGCTCCTGTACGAGGTGACCTCGCGCGCCCTGCGCCACCCCGTGGCCTCGCAGATCATCCCCGACCTCCAGGCGGAGGCCGCCCGCAACCCCGAGATCGCGGAGGCGTTCCAGAAGGCGCTGCGCGACGGCCAGGAGGGCGTGGCCAGCAAGGTCATCGCGGCGGCCACCGCCCGCGGCGAACTCACCCCCACCCTCGACCCCGACCTCGCCCTCGACCTCATCTCCGGCCCGCTCTACTGGCGCTCGGTGGTCATCCGCTCCCCGAAACCCCCGAAGGGCTACCTGGACAACCTGGCCAGGGCCACGGCGGGGGCGCTGAAGGCGTTGTGAGGGGCCGCAAGTTCGGGGGCTCAGGGTGAGCTGAGGCGCCGGGCGAGGGCGGTCAGCTCCGGCGTCCGCAGCACCCGCCCGCCGAAGCCGGGGAGCGGCACGTGCGGGGCACGCGTCCACCGCTGCGGTACGGCCCCGATCCCGTGCACGGCACCCGCCGGCGGCCCGGTGACCGCCGCCACGGTGTCCGTGTCGCCGCCCGGGTCGACGGCCGCGCGCACGGCCTCCTCGTACGGCGCCGCGGTCCGCGACGCCCACACGGCGGACCCCAGGCCAGGTCGTGCAGCACGGCGGTGCCCTCGCCGGCGGCGGGGTCGCCGTGGGTCAGCGCGGAGAGGCGGCGGGCGGCGTCCTTCGCGCGGTACGGCCGTACGCGCGAAGGACACGGCGGAGGGCGCGGCCCGCATCGGCGCACCGTTCCCGGCGGCCCGTTGACTGCTCCGGAAATGCAGGGCCGCGGCGGTGTCCCAGGGGTGTCTGGAAGCGCCGGAAGACGTCGGACAGGTTCAGCCCGCCGCGCTCCGGCACGGGTGCCGAGGTGGGCCGGGGACCGGAGTGCTTGGCCGCGCTGGTGGGTGCCGTACGACGGCGGCAGCGCGAGCGGTGGCCCGTGGCCAAGACGCAGCACCGGTCCGTTTTCGGCGGGCGGTCCGCGCAGTTCCCTCAGGGGCGCGGGGAACCGCGCGATGAGCCACAGCGTGCCCGCACCCGGCGGACGGCCTGCCCCCTACGGCCCGCCCCCTACGGCGTGACCCCGCTCAGTCCTTCAGCATTTTGTCGCGGACCGGGATCCAGTCCAGGGCCGAGCGGATGCCCTCTTCCAGGGAGAGGGCCGGGGTCCAGTCCAGCAGGCGGGAGGCGCGGTCGCTCGTGGTGTAGCCGCCGGCCACGTCCCCCGGCCGGGGATCCGTGTCGATCGTGGTCAGGGGCGTGCTCACGACGTTGTTGAAGGCCGCGCAGAGCTCGCGGACCGTCGTACCGGAGCCCGTGCCCAGGTTGATCGCGATCGACGGCGCCGACGGGGTGAGGATGGAGTCGAAGCGCTCGATCGCCGCGATGTGGGCCGCCGCGAGGTCCCAGACGTGCACGT is a genomic window of Streptomyces sp. WP-1 containing:
- a CDS encoding TetR/AcrR family transcriptional regulator, with translation MTTNAAGTAAEPPQRARRRTPAGAAVLRPDVTEAIRAAVFEELAAVGYARMSIEGIARRAGVGKTAVYRRWRSKLHLVLDVVSAMAVLGLPAPDTGSLEGDLRLLYEVTSRALRHPVASQIIPDLQAEAARNPEIAEAFQKALRDGQEGVASKVIAAATARGELTPTLDPDLALDLISGPLYWRSVVIRSPKPPKGYLDNLARATAGALKAL